One genomic window of Synergistetes bacterium HGW-Synergistetes-1 includes the following:
- a CDS encoding LTA synthase family protein, whose protein sequence is MGFSEQRLYYAKKDNDRREFIFFLLLFAVIFIKFYFLEYKISMQVTRYPASAASSAGIVLCLTVAVSLFWRKLRAFSALTVDFLISLLAVTDLLHLRYYSDMFTFMNIGLSAQVGEIADSVAALIHPSDFLYFADIPLLIFYIYISRKFRSVPFFKKVGIKRFLVSLLLIIVGALPVVYRFWSYEKRMPDVLSSMWDRPAVSNNIGALTYHLADVKNAAGHFFFREKLSDSQISEVKNFFNEKKRGRSPGYLNGSAKGKNLIIIQVESLQQFVIDLRINGAEVTPNLNRFVRESAYFSGIYSQTASGNSSDAEFIVNTGLYPSASGVAYTRFAGNRYEALPKVLADIGYISLALHGDRPGFWNRHRMYPSMGFSRFISKKDFIVDENIGMGLSDASFFRQSLDILDKTQKPFYAFLITLTSHYPYNFEEIFKEAQLNTSPFEGTLMGNYLTSMKYFDDKFGSFIEGLRKNGLLDSSVIALYGDHTAIPGWDRSSLEKLLGRSLKNDWEWKYMQRIPLMIKIPGIQDPSEDNKETAGLIDLPETFADLMGFEFNAGFGTSLFDKDRSEPVIFRNGSFITGNVFIEPSSRSAREMPEGKVLDYGKYAPMAEEVKKRLRYSDMILEHDLVPEIVRED, encoded by the coding sequence ATGGGGTTCTCAGAACAGAGACTTTATTATGCAAAAAAAGATAACGACCGCAGGGAATTCATTTTTTTTCTACTTTTGTTCGCCGTTATTTTCATCAAGTTTTATTTCCTTGAATATAAAATATCCATGCAGGTAACAAGATATCCTGCCTCTGCTGCTTCGTCTGCAGGAATAGTCCTCTGTCTCACTGTTGCGGTCTCTCTCTTCTGGAGGAAGCTTAGGGCTTTTTCTGCTCTTACTGTCGATTTTCTGATCTCGCTGCTTGCGGTAACAGATCTGCTGCACCTGCGTTATTACTCGGACATGTTCACCTTCATGAACATCGGTCTTTCCGCACAGGTGGGAGAGATCGCAGATTCTGTGGCCGCTCTCATACACCCCTCTGACTTCCTCTATTTTGCTGATATCCCACTATTGATCTTTTATATATATATCTCGCGAAAATTCAGATCAGTTCCCTTTTTTAAAAAAGTTGGCATAAAGCGCTTTCTTGTCTCTCTGCTGCTGATCATTGTAGGAGCGCTGCCGGTAGTGTACAGGTTCTGGTCTTACGAGAAAAGGATGCCGGACGTGCTGAGTTCTATGTGGGACAGGCCAGCTGTCAGCAACAATATCGGTGCACTGACATACCATCTTGCGGATGTTAAAAACGCGGCAGGGCACTTTTTTTTCAGGGAGAAGCTCTCTGATTCACAGATCTCCGAAGTGAAAAATTTTTTTAATGAAAAGAAGAGAGGAAGATCACCTGGATATCTAAACGGTTCCGCGAAGGGCAAAAACCTTATCATAATCCAGGTCGAATCCCTCCAGCAATTTGTGATAGACCTGCGTATAAACGGAGCAGAAGTGACACCGAACCTCAACAGATTCGTAAGGGAATCCGCATATTTCAGCGGGATATACAGCCAGACTGCCTCCGGAAACAGTTCTGACGCTGAATTCATAGTCAATACCGGACTCTATCCATCTGCGTCAGGAGTAGCATATACGAGGTTTGCAGGAAACCGGTATGAGGCTTTGCCAAAGGTTTTGGCTGACATTGGATATATATCGTTAGCGCTTCACGGGGACAGACCGGGATTCTGGAACAGGCACAGGATGTATCCTTCTATGGGATTCAGCCGTTTTATAAGCAAAAAAGACTTCATAGTTGATGAAAACATCGGAATGGGCCTTAGTGATGCCAGTTTCTTCAGGCAGAGTCTCGATATTCTTGATAAGACGCAAAAACCTTTTTACGCTTTTCTGATCACCTTGACGAGCCACTACCCATATAACTTCGAAGAAATTTTCAAAGAGGCGCAACTTAACACATCGCCGTTTGAGGGAACGCTGATGGGCAACTATCTTACGTCGATGAAGTATTTTGACGACAAGTTCGGAAGTTTCATTGAAGGGTTGAGGAAAAATGGACTTTTGGACAGCTCTGTTATAGCTTTGTACGGAGACCACACAGCTATTCCTGGCTGGGACAGGTCGAGCCTCGAAAAACTTCTAGGCAGAAGCCTAAAAAATGACTGGGAATGGAAATACATGCAGCGTATACCTCTTATGATAAAGATCCCGGGTATCCAGGACCCCTCGGAAGATAATAAGGAAACAGCAGGTCTCATAGATCTGCCTGAGACTTTTGCAGATCTTATGGGTTTCGAATTCAATGCAGGATTCGGAACGAGCCTTTTTGATAAAGACAGAAGTGAGCCGGTAATATTCAGGAACGGTTCATTTATAACAGGCAATGTCTTTATAGAGCCCTCGTCAAGAAGTGCAAGAGAGATGCCTGAGGGCAAAGTTCTTGATTACGGCAAATATGCTCCAATGGCCGAGGAAGTTAAGAAACGTCTCAGATACAGCGATATGATACTTGAACATGACCTGGTGCCTGAGATTGTGAGGGAAGATTGA
- a CDS encoding MFS transporter, protein MKTQFELLTVRRFLPLFLTQFFGAFNDNLFKNALVILITFRLADEYGLNAQLLITSIAGLFILPFFLFSSTAGQLADKYEKSFLIRIIKFIEIVLMVLTAAAFTFLNLWGLIILLFFMGAQSAFFGPLKFSILPQHLNENELVAGNGLVSAGTYIAILSGTLCGGLFILHPAGRTFISAGVVGVAILGFISSLLIPKAEPSVPRMNIDWNPFRSTMDIISYVRPNVIVFRSILGISWFWFLGSVFLSQFPTFSKDILGGNEEVSTLFLVVFSVGVGLGSTLCNRLLKGKISARLVPFGCIGMTAATLLLYFFSLTVPKTGELAGVMEFISEPGSWGVIFSFLMLAASGGIFSVPMYALMQSRSSDEHRARVVACLNITDSFGMVLSAVFVALMLMFKISIINIFLIIGIVNLLITPLLSRLARDEDGH, encoded by the coding sequence ATAAAGACACAGTTCGAACTATTGACAGTCAGACGATTCCTCCCGCTTTTCCTTACACAGTTTTTCGGGGCATTCAACGACAATTTGTTCAAGAATGCCCTTGTCATACTGATCACATTCAGGCTTGCAGATGAATATGGACTGAACGCACAGTTGCTCATAACCTCCATCGCAGGTCTCTTCATACTTCCTTTTTTCCTTTTCTCTTCGACAGCCGGACAACTTGCTGACAAGTATGAAAAGTCCTTCCTTATAAGGATCATCAAATTTATAGAGATAGTGCTGATGGTACTCACCGCGGCTGCCTTTACCTTTTTGAACCTTTGGGGCCTGATAATACTCCTCTTTTTTATGGGAGCCCAGTCGGCCTTTTTCGGACCGCTGAAATTCAGCATACTTCCCCAGCACCTGAATGAAAACGAACTTGTTGCAGGCAACGGACTTGTAAGCGCAGGCACATACATAGCAATCCTCTCGGGGACTCTATGCGGTGGCCTCTTTATACTCCATCCCGCCGGTAGGACATTTATCTCAGCGGGAGTAGTAGGTGTAGCTATCTTGGGTTTTATCTCTAGCCTTCTGATACCAAAGGCAGAACCCTCCGTTCCCCGAATGAATATAGACTGGAATCCTTTCAGGTCAACGATGGACATAATCTCCTATGTGAGGCCGAACGTGATAGTTTTCAGGTCGATCCTGGGCATCAGCTGGTTCTGGTTTCTGGGTTCAGTCTTCCTCTCGCAGTTCCCTACTTTTTCAAAGGACATACTGGGAGGCAACGAAGAGGTATCAACGCTCTTCCTTGTCGTATTCTCTGTTGGCGTAGGTCTTGGTTCGACCCTTTGCAACAGGCTCCTTAAGGGAAAAATCTCTGCCAGACTGGTCCCATTCGGTTGCATAGGCATGACGGCTGCCACTCTTCTGCTTTATTTTTTCAGTCTGACAGTGCCAAAGACAGGCGAGCTTGCGGGTGTAATGGAGTTTATATCAGAACCGGGTTCTTGGGGAGTGATATTTTCTTTCCTCATGCTTGCAGCTTCGGGAGGCATCTTCAGCGTTCCCATGTATGCTCTGATGCAGTCCAGGAGCTCTGACGAGCACAGGGCAAGGGTCGTCGCCTGCCTCAACATAACAGACTCTTTTGGAATGGTGCTTTCTGCTGTTTTTGTAGCTTTGATGCTGATGTTTAAGATATCGATAATCAATATTTTCCTTATAATTGGTATTGTCAATCTTTTGATAACACCTCTACTGAGCAGACTGGCGAGGGATGAAGATGGTCACTGA
- a CDS encoding 1,4-alpha-glucan branching enzyme, giving the protein MKKENESSVIHGLSLAGETDIYLFREGSHCRLYNFLGAHRMAYEGKDGVLFAVWAPNAAEVSVMGDFNSWNRDSHKLAPRWDSSGIWEGFVPGVPNWSSYKYSITTDKGKILDKGDPFAFLWETPPDTASKICPDPSFKWSDSGWISSRGEKNALSSPQSIYEMHAGSWRRTEENEYLSWLGLAEELPPYLVENGFTHVEFLPVMEHPFYGSWGYQTTGYFAPTARYGSPDDFRKLIDSLHKAGIGVILDWVPSHFPADAFALAKFDGTALFEHEDPRKGFHPDWKSCIFNYGRNEVRSFLLSSAHFWLDKYHVDGLRVDAVASMLYLDYSRKEGEWIPNQYGGNENIEAIDFLKKLNETIYMEYPDVQVTAEESTSWPMVSRPTWLGGLGFGFKWNMGWMNDILQYMSKDPVFRQYHHNKLTFGMWYAYSESFVLPLSHDEVVYGKGSLWGKMPGDSWQKAANLRLLFGWMMGHPGKKLLFMGDEFGQEREWDHNISLDWHILGDDLHKGILLWFKDVNNFYKKTPQLWEQDYDPAGFEWIDSGDLSSSVVSFLRRSKNGNEAMFIGNFTPVVRNGYRIGVPRNTVWREALNSDSSLYGGSNIGNLGEIKAEKISFHGRQYSIEATLPPLSCLVLLPEVTDQ; this is encoded by the coding sequence TTGAAAAAAGAAAACGAGAGCAGTGTCATCCATGGTCTGAGTCTTGCAGGAGAGACAGACATCTATCTTTTTCGTGAAGGAAGCCATTGCAGACTTTACAATTTTCTCGGCGCACACAGGATGGCATACGAAGGAAAAGATGGAGTCCTATTCGCTGTCTGGGCACCTAACGCTGCGGAGGTCTCTGTTATGGGAGACTTCAATTCATGGAACAGAGACAGTCACAAACTTGCGCCAAGATGGGATTCATCGGGAATATGGGAGGGTTTTGTTCCTGGCGTTCCAAACTGGTCTTCCTACAAATACTCCATAACGACCGATAAAGGAAAAATACTGGACAAAGGCGATCCTTTTGCCTTTTTGTGGGAAACTCCCCCTGATACGGCTTCAAAGATCTGCCCTGATCCATCATTCAAGTGGAGCGACAGTGGATGGATATCATCAAGAGGAGAAAAAAACGCCCTTTCATCTCCTCAGTCGATCTATGAGATGCACGCAGGATCCTGGAGAAGGACCGAGGAAAACGAATATCTCTCCTGGCTCGGACTTGCGGAGGAACTGCCGCCCTACCTTGTTGAAAACGGTTTTACCCATGTTGAATTTCTTCCTGTTATGGAGCACCCTTTTTATGGTTCCTGGGGATACCAGACAACAGGCTATTTTGCTCCGACAGCCCGGTACGGTTCGCCGGACGATTTCAGAAAACTCATAGATTCTCTACACAAAGCAGGTATAGGAGTAATACTGGACTGGGTGCCGTCTCATTTTCCTGCTGATGCTTTTGCACTTGCAAAATTTGATGGAACGGCCCTTTTTGAACACGAAGATCCAAGGAAAGGATTCCATCCGGACTGGAAAAGCTGCATATTCAATTACGGAAGGAACGAGGTAAGGAGCTTCCTTCTTTCGTCCGCCCACTTCTGGCTGGATAAATACCATGTTGACGGCCTGCGTGTGGATGCTGTTGCCTCAATGCTCTATCTTGACTATTCCAGAAAAGAGGGAGAATGGATCCCCAACCAATACGGCGGGAATGAGAACATAGAGGCTATTGATTTCCTGAAAAAACTCAACGAGACAATATACATGGAATATCCTGATGTGCAGGTGACTGCAGAGGAATCTACATCCTGGCCCATGGTATCGCGGCCTACTTGGCTTGGCGGCCTTGGCTTCGGGTTCAAATGGAACATGGGCTGGATGAACGATATCCTGCAGTACATGTCCAAAGACCCTGTCTTCAGACAGTATCATCACAATAAGCTGACGTTCGGCATGTGGTATGCATATTCCGAAAGCTTTGTTTTGCCCCTTTCCCATGACGAGGTGGTTTATGGCAAGGGATCCCTATGGGGTAAAATGCCGGGTGACAGTTGGCAGAAAGCGGCAAACCTCAGGCTCCTCTTTGGTTGGATGATGGGACATCCGGGCAAAAAGCTTCTTTTCATGGGAGACGAGTTTGGCCAGGAGAGGGAATGGGACCACAATATCAGTCTGGATTGGCACATTCTGGGCGACGATCTCCACAAGGGGATACTCCTATGGTTCAAAGATGTAAATAATTTTTACAAAAAAACACCTCAGCTCTGGGAACAGGATTATGATCCTGCCGGCTTCGAATGGATAGACAGCGGGGACTTGTCCTCAAGTGTGGTGTCATTCCTCCGCCGATCAAAAAATGGGAACGAAGCAATGTTTATTGGAAACTTTACTCCCGTAGTAAGGAACGGATACAGGATAGGAGTGCCAAGAAATACTGTCTGGCGCGAAGCTTTGAACAGTGATTCTTCTCTGTACGGCGGATCAAACATTGGAAATCTGGGCGAAATAAAAGCAGAAAAGATATCGTTCCACGGCCGCCAGTACTCGATAGAAGCGACCCTGCCGCCGCTTTCCTGCCTGGTGCTTCTGCCTGAAGTGACTGACCAATAG
- a CDS encoding FAD-binding oxidoreductase encodes MSALFSYNKVDIKILSMLRSAIGDRNVSSDEEKLISYSHDEVPSSAYEGEYRAEALVFPECSAHVSEIMKIASANRIPVTPRGAGTGLSGGALPAFGGLVMSFEKMNKIIELDEKNLTVTVEPGVVTSEISKLAARHDLLYAGDPCSGDASFIGGNIAENAGGNKVIKYGATGAQVLALEVVMADGTATWFGGKRRKDVTGLDFTHLMAGSEGVLAIITKAVLKLLPLPRHSVDLLAAFPDPETAIAFVPQIIKKGGIVPASIEFMDKKALELVERYLNNPVPASDAGAALIIQLEENDQDVLERVYERIGALSKENGASEVYVADTRSTKERIWQTRKAIPEATAFFYSRYTKEDLAVPIDKVPDLLEKIKKVCLDRDLEWVAYGHAGDGNMHCTVIGPDTEDWHEVLRKVQEEIYSAVIKMGGTLSGEHGIGFKRKGFMKLFLDKNHLELIKRVKLAFDPDNILNPGKLVEWNE; translated from the coding sequence ATGAGCGCTTTATTTTCATACAACAAAGTCGATATAAAAATATTATCCATGCTGAGATCAGCCATAGGGGATAGGAACGTATCTTCCGATGAAGAAAAACTGATCTCATATTCGCACGATGAGGTGCCGTCTTCCGCATACGAGGGCGAATACAGGGCGGAAGCACTCGTATTTCCTGAATGCAGCGCTCACGTTTCAGAAATAATGAAAATAGCTTCAGCCAACAGGATACCTGTTACCCCCAGGGGTGCTGGGACCGGACTTTCGGGAGGTGCCCTGCCCGCATTCGGCGGTTTAGTGATGTCCTTTGAAAAGATGAATAAAATAATCGAGCTCGATGAGAAAAACCTTACTGTAACAGTTGAACCCGGAGTAGTGACATCAGAGATAAGTAAACTCGCAGCAAGACACGACCTCCTTTACGCAGGGGATCCATGCAGCGGTGATGCCTCCTTCATTGGCGGAAATATCGCAGAAAACGCAGGCGGCAACAAAGTTATAAAGTACGGAGCAACAGGAGCGCAGGTGCTTGCACTGGAAGTAGTGATGGCAGACGGAACAGCGACATGGTTTGGCGGAAAAAGACGCAAAGACGTAACAGGGCTGGATTTTACACACCTGATGGCCGGATCTGAAGGGGTCCTGGCGATAATCACCAAAGCCGTACTAAAACTTCTTCCCCTTCCCAGACATTCCGTAGACCTGCTTGCGGCCTTCCCGGATCCTGAAACTGCCATAGCGTTTGTTCCTCAGATAATCAAAAAGGGAGGCATAGTTCCCGCCTCGATAGAATTCATGGACAAAAAGGCTCTGGAACTCGTCGAAAGATACCTGAACAATCCAGTGCCCGCCAGCGATGCCGGAGCAGCTCTCATAATCCAGCTTGAAGAAAATGATCAGGATGTTTTGGAAAGGGTGTACGAAAGGATAGGTGCTCTTTCAAAGGAAAACGGGGCAAGTGAAGTTTATGTTGCTGACACAAGAAGCACAAAAGAGAGGATATGGCAGACCCGCAAGGCAATACCGGAGGCAACTGCATTCTTTTACAGCAGATATACAAAAGAGGACCTGGCTGTACCCATAGACAAGGTCCCAGACCTTCTGGAAAAGATAAAAAAAGTTTGTCTTGACAGGGATCTGGAATGGGTGGCATACGGTCATGCCGGTGACGGCAATATGCACTGCACTGTAATAGGACCCGATACGGAGGACTGGCATGAAGTCCTCCGCAAAGTACAGGAGGAAATCTACTCCGCTGTTATCAAAATGGGAGGAACTCTTTCTGGCGAGCACGGAATTGGATTTAAAAGAAAAGGATTCATGAAACTATTCCTCGACAAAAATCACCTTGAGCTGATAAAAAGGGTCAAGCTTGCTTTCGACCCTGATAA
- the malQ gene encoding 4-alpha-glucanotransferase: MDRRSGVLMHLSSLPGPFGTGGLGSSAERFADFLMNSGFRVWQVLPTSPIDGSSCYSPYSSRSAFAGSHIFISPEKLAEDGFLDAEEIEKYHCTGPECIADHGYSTEQLKNLIRLSWLRFKNEPARYVAFAEDYRLFVEKEGYWLRDHALFTVLKKDFEDLSWNKWPKEFVLRDKDTLENYSSQKEKSEEIQLICFEQFIFDRQWKAFHRYCLDRDIRLVGDIPMFVAFDSSDVWSNQEYFDLDPEGYPNKVAGVPPDYFSANGQRWGNPLYNWETMRRDGFSWWTARFRKAIEHFDLIRIDHFRGFSACWAVPAEEETAVNGEWIETPGRELLEALSENIRKDGMVELPLIAEDLGIITDDVRDLMADFGLPGMKVLLFAFNGDVGSSPYAPHNHIPGSVVYTGTHDNNTVRGWWESESDERSRSLISEYTGRDINKENVSEVFTIMALSSTSKLAIIPMQDILGLGDACRMNVPGVAQGNWLWRMSRADLEALTWADSDTTVRFRRLNSLFGR, translated from the coding sequence TTGGATAGAAGAAGCGGAGTTTTGATGCATTTATCCTCTTTGCCCGGACCGTTTGGAACAGGAGGACTTGGAAGCAGCGCCGAACGTTTTGCTGATTTTCTCATGAATTCAGGATTCAGAGTATGGCAGGTTCTTCCGACTTCGCCGATAGATGGTTCTTCCTGTTATTCCCCTTACAGCAGCAGATCTGCTTTCGCAGGCAGTCACATCTTCATAAGCCCCGAGAAACTGGCTGAAGATGGGTTTTTAGATGCGGAAGAGATTGAAAAATATCATTGCACCGGTCCGGAATGTATTGCTGACCACGGCTATTCGACTGAACAGCTGAAAAATTTGATCAGACTCTCCTGGCTGCGTTTCAAAAATGAGCCGGCCAGATACGTTGCTTTTGCAGAAGACTACCGTCTCTTTGTTGAAAAAGAGGGATACTGGCTCAGGGATCATGCCCTTTTCACAGTGCTGAAAAAAGATTTTGAAGACCTGTCATGGAATAAATGGCCGAAAGAATTTGTCCTGAGAGATAAAGATACACTTGAAAACTACTCTTCCCAAAAAGAGAAGAGTGAGGAAATTCAGCTGATCTGCTTCGAACAGTTCATTTTTGACAGGCAGTGGAAAGCCTTCCATAGATACTGCCTTGACAGGGATATCAGATTAGTGGGAGACATCCCTATGTTTGTCGCTTTTGACAGTTCGGACGTATGGTCAAATCAGGAATATTTTGACCTTGATCCTGAGGGGTACCCGAATAAAGTTGCTGGGGTACCGCCCGACTATTTCAGCGCCAACGGACAGAGATGGGGGAATCCTCTTTATAACTGGGAGACGATGCGAAGGGACGGCTTCAGCTGGTGGACAGCCAGATTCAGGAAAGCGATCGAGCATTTTGACCTCATAAGGATAGATCATTTCAGGGGGTTTTCTGCGTGCTGGGCAGTGCCGGCAGAAGAAGAAACGGCTGTAAACGGGGAGTGGATCGAAACCCCCGGCAGAGAGCTTCTTGAAGCCCTCTCTGAAAATATTAGGAAAGACGGCATGGTTGAATTGCCGCTCATAGCAGAGGATCTTGGCATCATTACAGACGATGTCAGAGATCTTATGGCTGACTTCGGGCTTCCGGGAATGAAAGTCCTCCTGTTTGCCTTTAATGGTGATGTTGGGTCCAGCCCTTATGCACCACATAACCACATTCCCGGGTCTGTCGTTTATACCGGCACCCATGACAACAACACAGTCAGGGGATGGTGGGAGAGCGAATCGGATGAGCGGTCAAGATCGCTTATCTCAGAATACACAGGACGTGACATCAACAAAGAGAATGTTTCGGAAGTATTTACCATTATGGCGCTTTCATCAACATCGAAGCTTGCGATAATCCCGATGCAGGATATACTTGGACTTGGCGATGCTTGTCGGATGAACGTGCCTGGAGTTGCCCAAGGCAACTGGCTCTGGCGTATGAGCAGGGCTGATCTCGAAGCATTGACCTGGGCTGATTCGGATACAACGGTCCGTTTTAGAAGACTCAATTCCCTTTTTGGAAGATAG
- a CDS encoding glycosyl transferase family 2: protein MEGSQELVYWFIWWGWWILQFVLYSLLALLMCDGAYQIIVSIRGFWNQKEMSRAKRYRRFVVLIPAHNEAQVISPLLKSLAEQNYPKNCYTVYVSCDNCQDNTAELARMSGAVALERFDKERNGKTWNVRWALGQLPMDKADALAMFDADNLVDVNFLMNMNNYMELHPEAEAIQGVLDVKNPDDNWLTRSYALAYWFSNRFWQLARGLWGLSCTLGGTGLVIRAATLERIGWNLESLTEDLEMSTRLILSGSRVHWNDAAVIYDEKPQSMAISKRQRTRWMQGHYWVFWHYGRDALKSFFVTRRLQYLDLFLYLLAPAKSCLGIIIMIAGMAYTLINNMVLFPTVSESTPQTMIDWVLFFGLPIFFIIAFCLICVIVGPSMHEKKFTLKYVKDTFAYFWFGLTWIPIIFKAAFLAKDQGTWVKTEHTRGISLEDVAKK from the coding sequence ATGGAAGGTTCACAGGAATTAGTATACTGGTTTATATGGTGGGGATGGTGGATACTGCAGTTTGTCCTCTATTCTCTGCTTGCGCTCCTGATGTGCGATGGAGCTTATCAGATAATAGTAAGCATAAGGGGGTTCTGGAACCAGAAAGAAATGTCACGGGCAAAACGCTATCGCAGGTTCGTCGTGCTTATTCCGGCACATAACGAAGCCCAGGTCATATCGCCCCTTCTTAAAAGCCTGGCTGAACAGAACTACCCCAAAAACTGCTATACAGTATATGTATCGTGTGACAACTGCCAGGACAATACTGCCGAACTTGCCCGCATGAGCGGTGCGGTAGCCCTGGAGCGTTTTGATAAAGAGCGAAACGGCAAGACCTGGAATGTCAGGTGGGCACTGGGCCAGCTGCCGATGGATAAAGCGGATGCCCTTGCCATGTTCGATGCTGACAACCTTGTCGATGTCAACTTCCTTATGAATATGAACAACTACATGGAGCTCCATCCTGAGGCAGAGGCTATACAGGGCGTGTTGGACGTTAAAAATCCGGACGATAACTGGCTGACGAGATCTTATGCACTGGCTTACTGGTTTTCAAACAGGTTCTGGCAGCTTGCGAGGGGGCTCTGGGGACTCTCATGCACACTTGGCGGGACAGGTCTCGTTATCAGGGCTGCGACCCTTGAAAGGATCGGCTGGAACCTCGAAAGCCTGACAGAGGATCTGGAAATGTCCACAAGACTAATCCTATCGGGCAGCAGGGTGCACTGGAACGACGCAGCGGTAATTTATGATGAAAAACCACAGAGCATGGCTATTTCAAAGCGTCAGCGAACGAGATGGATGCAGGGCCATTACTGGGTGTTTTGGCACTACGGGAGAGATGCACTGAAGTCTTTCTTCGTAACGAGGAGGCTTCAGTACCTCGATCTCTTCCTCTATCTGCTTGCCCCGGCTAAATCATGTTTGGGAATAATAATAATGATAGCGGGTATGGCATATACTCTTATAAACAATATGGTCCTTTTTCCGACCGTGTCCGAAAGCACTCCCCAGACGATGATCGACTGGGTGCTATTTTTCGGACTTCCGATATTTTTCATAATCGCCTTCTGCCTGATATGCGTGATAGTAGGTCCTTCAATGCACGAGAAAAAATTTACGCTGAAATATGTGAAGGATACCTTTGCATATTTTTGGTTCGGGCTTACATGGATACCGATAATTTTCAAGGCCGCCTTCCTGGCAAAAGATCAGGGAACATGGGTAAAGACAGAACATACCAGGGGGATCTCCCTGGAAGATGTGGCAAAGAAATAG
- a CDS encoding class II aldolase, which yields MKMVTDIEMRKEIIKTGILLSEKGLIQGTGGNISCRTEKGILITPSGMDYSALVPEDLVLLDHEGKVVEGARKPSIEKEMHMKIYQLRKDINAVIHTHSVYATVLAAARQPLCPITDNQVALFGGTVPVADYAPIGTEELAQSAARSLAGGSAVLLSNHGALCVGKDLDEALMRCEMLEVFSKIYILAKSAGGGVVLSDEQVRCEADDLRKRYGQNR from the coding sequence ATGAAGATGGTCACTGATATTGAAATGCGAAAAGAAATTATAAAGACAGGCATCCTCCTTTCAGAAAAGGGCCTGATACAGGGCACAGGAGGCAACATAAGCTGCCGGACAGAAAAAGGTATTCTCATAACACCGAGCGGGATGGACTACAGTGCCCTGGTCCCGGAAGATCTGGTGCTTTTGGACCACGAAGGAAAAGTAGTTGAAGGCGCAAGAAAACCGTCCATAGAAAAAGAGATGCACATGAAGATATACCAGTTGAGAAAAGACATAAACGCTGTGATACACACGCATTCCGTATACGCCACGGTACTGGCCGCCGCCAGGCAGCCTCTTTGCCCGATCACGGACAATCAGGTTGCTCTTTTTGGTGGAACTGTACCTGTTGCAGACTATGCTCCGATAGGAACAGAAGAGCTTGCTCAAAGCGCTGCCCGCTCTCTTGCAGGGGGAAGCGCAGTCCTTCTCTCAAACCATGGCGCCCTGTGTGTTGGTAAGGATCTGGACGAAGCCCTGATGAGATGTGAGATGCTTGAGGTCTTTTCAAAAATATACATCCTTGCCAAATCTGCAGGGGGTGGAGTAGTGCTATCTGACGAGCAGGTCAGATGCGAAGCTGATGATCTAAGGAAAAGATATGGACAGAACAGATGA